From Vespula vulgaris chromosome 11, iyVesVulg1.1, whole genome shotgun sequence, the proteins below share one genomic window:
- the LOC127067516 gene encoding lysophospholipase D GDPD1-like: MLLYTLIGGYVLTSMILFKYPRLLHKKKKIKFNCHHISHRGGAGENYENTMSAFRRAVAIGTEMLELDCHLTKDGKVVVSHDQNLLRSTGTNKNISELNYKDLPPLKPRLPIDFDPDMEFIGSANEDERRFPLLREVFEAFPNIPINIDIKINDDELIKQVSDLIIEFKREEYTVWGNFSDEITRKCYKMNPNVNLLFSMRRVTMLLFLMYTGLLPFVPLKETHLEIFLPSIYLRRKNRSNPTILPLEKLVVRTISVLLMRPCLFTHLRARGIHVYFWVLNKDEEFKKAFDLGATGVMTDYPTRLKLFLENYALE, from the exons atgTTGCTATATACATTAATCGGAGGTTATGTATTAACATCAAtgatactttttaaatatccaAGATTGCtgcataaaaagaaaaaaataaaattcaattgtcATCATATTAGTCATAGAGGTG GAGCAggagaaaattatgaaaatacaaTGTCCGCTTTTCGACG AGCAGTGGCTATTGGTACTGAAATGTTAGAATTAGATTGTCATCTTACTAAAGATGGTAAAGTGGTTGTATCACATGATCAAAATCTATTGCGTAGTACTGGTACCAATAAAAACATTTccgaattaaattataaagacTTACCACCATTGAAACCACGTCTTCCAATTGATTTTGATCCAG ACATGGAATTTATTGGTTCTGCAAATGAAGATGAAAGGCGTTTTCCTTTATTAAGAGAAGTATTTGAGGCATTTCCAAATATTCCTATTAATATCGACATTAAGATAAACGATGATGAACTTATAAAGCAAGTTTCTGatttaattatagaatttaAACGAGAGGAATATACAGTTTGGGGTAATTTTAGTGATGAAATTACACGTAAATGTTACAAAATG AATCCAAATGTGaatctattattttctatgcGACGTGTTacaatgttattatttctcaTGTATACTGGATTGTTACCATTTGTACCATTAAAGGAGACACatctagaaatatttttaccttCTATTTACTTACG ACGGAAGAATAGATCAAATCCAACGATCTTACCATTAGAAAAACTAGTTGTACGGACTATCAGTGTACTCTTAATGAGACCATGTTTATTTACACATTTAAGAGCACGTGGAATACAT GTATACTTTTGGGTTTTAAACAAAGATGAAGAATTTAAGAAAGCATTTGATCTTGGAGCAACAGGAGTAATGACAGATTATCCTacaagattaaaattatttttggagAATTATGCCTTAGAATAA
- the LOC127067510 gene encoding centromere-associated protein E produces MKFFSLLLLLLCFCSSLCSTREITHEDIKDAMLSLVHMMRENTEKLERHEVRERQLGEQLKKAISVLTKRVSAIDGLKQQFAKLDERFAGIEQLIAQRDERERIQMQKTTDALEDLEVKLEGWLTDIETKITKVHDMSLNHREINPDILSKLNNTELLLIGHITDLEFTLKSTSMELKETVTSQLDKVQSMDIKLQDINDNFKNVKNSVEIIKESSKSPEKYLDEQLNIFLLVKEQSKALKDIEELVKNSIEDIHELPQLNEARTLHNETELLLQETKHTIKDIIIKESTDIQNKILKSKEESKDTVEALRMAMADNSNHVSKELHDLSKGQLLMVSMADHVLDTKKRVEYGVHQILLEVGDLVKAQSKNINNTINTRFDGISNDIMDNQNGALANLTTKMEQEMNQVWRQINVMYQQMTESAKALDKLHKQNEVYINGTTSTMGGMENKVSEITKRMAEVDENLNYLLGRLSLVTQEFNQIKSGLGAALDNIKASFKEVQEKASDLSNPGPYPVPENYSELNEPRTN; encoded by the exons atgaagtttTTTAGTCTACTATTACTTTTGCTTTGTTTCTGTAGTAGCCTATGTAGTACTAGAGAAATCAC tcatgaagatataaaagatGCTATGTTAAGTTTGGTACATATGATGCgagaaaatacagaaaaattggAAAGACATGAAGTGCGTGAGCGACAGTTAGgagaacaattaaaaaaagctATATCTGTATTAACAAAACGAGTATCTGCAATTGATGGATTAAAACAGCAATTTGCAAAATTAGATGAAAGATTTGCAGGAATTGAACAGTTAATTGCACAG AGGGATGAGCGAGAGCGTATACAAATGCAGAAAACAACAGATGCTTTAGAAGATTTGGAAGTTAAATTAGAAGGATGGTTAACAGATATAGAAACTAAAATAACTAAAGTTCATGATATGTCATTAAATCATAGGGAAATAAATCCTGATATTTTATCTAAGTTAAATAATACAGAATTATTGCTTATAGGACACATTACAGATCTTGAATTTACTTTAAAATCAACATCAATGGAGTTAAAGGAAACTGTAACAAGTCAGTTAGATAAAGTACAGTCAATGGATATAAAG TTGCAAGACAtcaatgataattttaaaaatgttaaaaattcagtggaaattattaaagaatcaTCCAAATCTCCAGAGAAATATTTAGATGaacaattaaatatctttttactaGTGAAAGAACAAAGTAAAGCATTAAAAGATATTGAAGAGTTGGTAAAGAATTCTATAGAAGATATTCATGAATTACCACA ACTTAATGAAGCTCGGACATTGCACAATGAAACAGAACTACTTTTACAAGAAACTAAACATACTATTAaagatatcattattaaagaaagtactgatatacaaaataaaatattgaaaagcaaagaagaatCAAAAGATACAGTTGAAGCATTGAg aATGGCTATGGCAGATAATTCTAATCATGTAAGCAAGGAATTACATGATCTTAGTAAAGGTCAATTATTAATGGTTTCAATGGCTGATCATGTATtagatacgaaaaaaagagtagaatATGGTGTGCATCAAATTCTTTTGGAAGTAGGAGACTTAGTGAAGGCACagagtaaaaatattaacaatacaaTCAATACAAGATTTGATGGAATCTCTAATGATATAATGGACAATCAGAATGGTGCTTTAGCAAATTTAACTACTAAAATGGAACAAGAAATGAATcag gtTTGGAGACAAATAAATGTAATGTATCAGCAAATGACAGAGAGTGCAAAAGCTTTAGATAAATTGCATAAACAAAATGAAGTTTATATTAATGGTACAACCTCTACTATGGGTGGAAtggaaaataaa GTAAGCGAAATAACCAAGCGTATGGCAGAAGTAGATGAAaacttaaattatttattgggTCGCCTTTCATTAGTAACACAAgaatttaatcaaattaagAGTGGATTAGGTGCAGCATTAGACAATATTAAAGCTTCTTTTAAAGAAGTGCAAGAAAAAGCCAGTGATTTAAGTAATCCAGGACCATATCCAGTGCCTGAAAATTATAGTGAACTAAATGAACCAAGAACTAACTAA